aacttaacatccaaacagaaccttaattttttaatgctcAATCAACTTTGagtgccatatatatatatatatatgctaattcCTCTACCTCAAGTGGTCGTGAGATACATCACTCATGGATAGAGTCCTCCTCCTTTGTGTGATACTGCTTTTGGTACGATGTTACAATATGGCTATCTCAGTTGATGCAACCATTCCAAATATTGCCACAGATCAAGCTGCCCTTCTCGCCTTAAAGTTTGGTATTTCTCATCCCGACCCTGATCATAATATTCTAGCGAGCAATTGGTCCGCCAATACATCTGTTTGCAGTTGGATTGGTGTCACTTGTGGTTCTAAACATCACCGAGTCATAGCCTTGAACCTTTCTTACATGGGTCTTGAGGGTACCATTCCTCCACAGATAGGAAACCTTTCATTTCTTGTTAGTCTGAGACTAAGAAACAATAGTTTTCATGGCTCTGTGCCCAATGAGTTGTCTCGTCTTTACCGGTTGAAAAACTTGAACTTTGGATTCAACAACTTCAATGGAGAAATCCCATCATCTTTGGGACTATTATCGAAACTTCGAGATTTGTTTCTATTTGGCAATAGATTCACAGGTGCTATCCCACAATCCATATCGAACATGTCTTCCTTAGAAAGGATTGGTTTGGCCTTCAATGGGTTATCGGGCTATATACCTTCCTCCCTGTTCAACATATCTACCTTGAAACAAATTGATCTTGGAGATAATAAGCTTTCGGGCCCGATGCCTTCTATTTTGTTTAACATGCCTTCCCTGCAAAAGATTGATCTCTACTCCAACGAGCTCTCGGGGAGACTTCCAACGGATACGTTTGATCATCTTCCCAACTTACAATGGCTTCAACTTTCTCATAACAGATTTTATGGCGGACTTCCATCCACTTTGTTCAGCTGCAAACAACTGCAATATTTGTCGGTGTGGTTTAATAACTTCACCGGAATAGTACCGCCGGCAATCGGAAACTTAACCATGCTTACGACTTTGTACCTTGCCGAAAACAACTTTGCTGGTATGTTAATTcagtcatttatatataatttgtgcaTTAAAATTATGGAAAGCATCATTGATTAGCAGATGCATGTACGTGACTGTACATTTTTCGGATTGGTCACCTTTCAATTGAATGCATGTGCAAGCCAGCTATAGTACTGATCAACACGTACAGGCCAGAAAACTAGAAGATTTTAAGGAAGTCAGACTCTAGGAAAAAGAAGTCAAACTATTATGTACATCGATCGTACTATTCCATGCTCACTAGAATTTTAATTAAGAGATAATAATTAACACCGGGTCGTTTTAATTCATTGGAGAAAATGTAATTATATATctctgtattatatatatatatatatatacacacacacacaaacacataaTCTTTATTTTGGGTTATTAGTATGATTtacataatcttttttatatttattgatgaattaacgTACTCATGATTATTCATATTTTGGCAGGTGCAATTCCGAATGAAATTGGTCATCTACAAAACTTGGAGAACCTCAATATCGGAGACAACCATTTCTCTGGCCCAATTCCGTTTGAGGTTTTCAATATCACAACACTGCAAATCATTGGAATGCCTTTGAATAATCTCTCTGGTCCTCTCCCATCAAATCTAGGCCTTTTCCTTCCAAATCTTCAGCGGCTTCTATTTGGGGGAAATGAACTCAATGGAACAATTCCCAGCTCCATCTCCAATGCATCACAACTCACTCATCTAGACTTGTCTACGAACTCATTCTCTGGCTTCATTCCAAATACAATTGGTAATTTAGGTCTCCTCCAGTATCTCAACTTAGAATTCAATAACTTGACTATTGGATCTCCAGAAATGAATagccttttctcttctttgtcaAATTGCATATATCTGGAAATATTATCTTTTACAGAAAATCCACTAAATGCTATCCTTCCCAATTCCATTGGAAATCTCTCCACTTCTCTTCAGAAAATGTTATTGGGTGGTTGCAATATCAAGGGCAGCATTTTCCAAGATATTGGCAATTTAAGCAGCTTGACAAGTTTGGACTTGGGGGACAATGAGTTGGTTGGACTGATTCCAACTGCATGGGGGAAATTGGGAATGCTCCAAGGTTTGTCCCTGGATAATAATAGATTGCAGGGTCCCATCCCATCAAATCTTTGCCATTTAAAGAGCTTGTTTGAGTTATATTTAAGAGACAATGAGCTAGTTGGACAAATTCCTGGATGCATAAATAATCTGGTTTTGCTAAGATACCTCCGCTTAGGCTCAAATAAATTAACTTCTACAGTTCCTTTGAGCTTGTGGAACTTGACAGACTTATTGGAGGTTGACCTATCATCGAATTCTCTAAGTGGCCGCCTCTCTTTAGAGCTTGGAAATTTGAAGGTATTGGGAGACTTGGATTTATCAAACAATCGATTATCAGGTGATATCCCGATGACAATTGGTAGTCTCAAGGATCTACAAATTCTCTCCTTAGCAGGAAATCAATTAGAAGGTTCAATTCCTGAATCATTTGGTGATTTGGTAAGCTTGGAGTTCTTGGATGTTTCTGGTAATAATTTATCTGGAGAGATTCCCAAATCCTTAGAAGCACTCGTATATCTTAAATATCTAAATGTCTCATTCAATAGACTGCGAGGAGAAATTCCTACAAAAGGACCATTTATGAACTTCTTGGCTGCATCATTTATGTCAAATGAAGCACTTTGTGGTGCTCCCCAATTGAAAGTTCTCCCCTGCAAAAGAGATGCTTCTCGATCAAAAAAGTCCAGAATAAGGCATATACTAGCATTTTTACTACCTGCAGTTGGATTAACATTAATACTTGTGGCAGCATCCCTCgtattaatcttaaaaaaatgccATAAGAAGTCAACAAGTTCGGTAGACTTGTCTCCTTTAGCACCATGGAGAAGAGTTTCTCACCAAGAGCTTCTACGAGCAACAGAAGGGTTTAATCCAAATAAGTTGATTGGAGAAGGGAGTTTTGGGTCTGTGTACAAAGCAACATTCTTGGATGGTAAGAATTTTGcaataaaagttttgaatttgcAAATAGAAGGGGCATTTCATAGCTTTGATGTAGAGTGTGAAGTACTAAGTAATATTCGTCATCGGAATCTAGTCAAAATCATTAGTGCTTGCAGTAACATAGACTTCAAAGCCATTGTATTGGAATACATGCCTAATGGGAACTTGGAGACTTGGCTTTATTCTGATGACCGCTTTTTGAGTATGTTACAAAGGCTAAACATAATGATTGATGTGGCAACAGCACTAGAATACCTTCATTTCGGTTACTCAAAAACTATTGTGCATTGTGATTTGAAGCCTAACAATATACTGTTGGATGAAGATATGGTTGCACATGTTGCTGATTTTGGAATAGCCAAGCTCTTAGGAGATGAGGATCTTATAAAGCGAACCATGACCCTTGCTACTATTGGGTATATGGCACCAGGTGATCTTATAATGTTGTTGCTTTTGCATTCCATTGATCATATAATATTGATTTATacacctttttcttttgtttactgTATTTGAAAACATGGATGTGTACTATTCTATAATGCAGAGTATGGATCCGAAGGGATTGTTTCTGCAAGAGGCGATGTGTATAGCTATGGCATTTTACTTATGGAAACTTTCACGAGAAAGAAGCCTATAGATGACATGTTTGTTGAAGAGATGAACTTGAAGCGCTGGGTTGAGGAATCTCTAGTTGTCTCCATAGTCAAAATCATTGATGCCAGTTTGCTGGGAGACGAAAGGTATGATGCAGCTACGATGGACACAGTATCATCCATCATGGGACTAGCTTTGGACTGTTGCGTAGATTCACCTGAAGAGAGGATCAATACAAGAAGTATTCCAATAGCACTCAACAAGATCAAATCCAAGTTTCTGCAAGATCTTCAAAGAACGGCCTGATCATTTTAGATATATCATGTTGATCTGCTTATAAATTTGTCTGCCACTCTTCATTATAAGTTTATGTTTGTTCCTTTCCAAATATTACGACAGTCACTCCCACGCAtctttaagatatatatattttttttgtgtggcCATTTTTGTACTTATCGTTGATCTTATTTTCCCCCGTAGAATATGATGATGacattttattattgatatataaatagtatCGATGGATATTcgaatattagaaaaaatattagacataAAATcttatacaactatatatattttaaatgagaagtatttttataaaaataaatcactttatataaatattttcattttaaaatatcgTTTTATAAAGATtgtaaaatgaattattttgaaacactgataagaaaataaaagggtaaaaaagggcaaaaacattaaaaataaaaatccgtCTCTCCTTCCTTAAATATTGCCATATCCGAAACACGAGGTGAGAATTTATCAACTTCGTACAAACGTATTTTCCGTTGGATGATGCTACATCACACCGATCGAGGAAATTTATAGGTGCGTCGaatgttcaaaaaaaaatttttttttaactttttaaaatttcttaaatattttcttttaaaaaattattaactcattaaaaaatacttcttaattattaaataaaaatgaaataaaattaaatgtttaaaaaataaaaatggtctCTCCTTCCTTAATACTTTTTCAAATAGTTGTGCGGTATTTGTACACTTTATAACTGTAATTAACATTTCTCTTTCGAATAAGATAGATGATACTCATCATTTCTGAAATTAACTAACTATCTCTGTATTGTAATGCGACGGAAATATCTctaattcactcaacaaattgttTAGTCGTTAATTAGGcaataatttgataaacaatctaatacataaaataaacgaaGTGCGTAACATATATTTTGGTTACAAAGTGAAACATTTTAAAGaacttttaaaaagtaatacCCTACGGGCAGCCAAACTCAAGaaagtcaatcttattatttgaaaatcaattacaaataattctcaattacaaaacatttgtaacttgactctcttacttgtcCAGACAAATTactcatttgtcttctaccgctGTAGCAGCCGGAATCTCTGACGATGTTCAAACTAATGACTTCTCTCCTGAAATTCTAGTGGCTGAAATCGATCACCTCAACTCTAACACAGAGTATGCACACActcaaaaagagaaagagaaaaatactaGAAAATTCTTCACAAGAATCTTCTCACACTCAAGCTCTTGGATCTCTCTCAGAATTCCAAGTTCTCTCAAAATTAACTAATCAAAAGATTCAACCCTCTGTCGAAATCCTCAATTAAATAATATGCCCAGTATTTGATCTGCAAAAGGATTCTGTTGATAGACTAAGTCTGTTAGGAATTTTAGGTGCAGTAGGAATCTACTGATGGGAGGACTCTGCTGGGAACGAGTCTGCTGACGCGTTTATTGACACCTGGCGTTGAGTCTTCTTATCAGATATAGTTTCCATTCAATTGGATAATTTCAGACTTCTTGAACTTCGGATACACACTCTCATGACTTATCTAAGATATTATCTAATAACCGTTTAATTCAAATTAAGTGTTTTTagttaaagataaaatatttacattcatccaatatCAACAATCTCCCAACTTAAATAAATTTCTATCGTTTTAGTCATCTAATTCTGGCCAACCACTTTTACATTTACAATTccatatcacatattttttatttttttatttttttttattttattattgttaaactaattgagttgttctacaAATTATCCATACAACACATACTTgttataggaaaaagaaaaaaaattaaaaaaaaaaactgtggtGTTTGGTATGTGGAAATGATTAGTAGGATCATTCTTCGAAGAGTGCTAGAACaaagattttattattgagatattggaaaaaatgaaaatgattgtaaGACTTTCGAATGTGTATAGCAAATatgtttatttgtatattttatttttttaagaattaaagaagtgattattaataaatttctattttatttatttattttaataattaagaatgtttaaaaaatatttttaaaaaatcacttaTACTTTTGTTATGTTTGGAATGCAAAGCGcataaaaaattttcctttcttgAAAATATGCTCTGCTAGGGTTACACTTTTTGCTTCCATGCTAGGGATACGTGCTCTGCATGGTGGTTGTTGTGCCATGCCGCTTTCGGCAGGCCAGCCTCGGTTGTCGACATCATATCTGCTATACCGCAGTCACTGTCGGAGATAAAGGTACCTTTCCTTCCATCGAAAGTCATAGATGGTGAAGTTTGTTTCACGTTTTCAGCAGAGGAGTTAGTGAGAACTACTCAACCCTTTCGGTATTCCATGGTGCTAAAGTTCCTTCGGTAGAGGCCATCCTTAGACACCATGAGAGCCTTCATCCGTAGCCGATGGGGTTTGTCCACTATGCTAGTAGTTTCTGCCATGCAATGTCCGAGAAATGTTTTTATTCGGATGTCCTCTAAATATGAATTCAACAATGCTTTATCAAGGGAGTCCTGTGATGTGAATGGAGTTTAGTATAGATCATTTGCTCGGACACTAGATTTTGATGAAGATTTCGAACCTCCATGTGTCCCGGTTTGGTTATTTCTTCCTGGGCTACCACCCAATTTCTATCATTCATCTATGCTTAAGCTGCGTACAATGCTGATTGGGAAATATATTGGATAACTCCACCACTTGTGCGACTAGAATAGATGGTGCTCAAGTATGTCTTGAGATAGATTCATTTAAAGACCCTCTTTCATACTTTTGGATAGACAGACTTGGGTTGCAAGAAAGTTGTTGAGAAGTCACATGTGTTATTTAGCATATACGAAAATTTAGTGTAGGAGGTTGTTGAGAAGTCACGTGTGCTATTTGATATTGATAAAGTCATAGATGAACAAATACAAGATGACAATGGTTTGGGTATGGTGATTGCGTAGATCTCTGAAACTCAACAAGAAAGGTTGCAGGGGTCTATGGTGGTTCCAACGTTGTAGGGTGCAGGAAGAGCTAATTTCATTTCTGAGTATGCAGGTAGTGGTTCTGATACATTAGTGGGCCAGCATGACCAATGTGCGATTTAGTCCATGGGCCAAGGTGAAGTGCAGATTGTGGGCTATCGGGTGGAAAAGACAGCGGACTAGAGTGATCAATAGCTCATGGGACTAAAAACAGAGCAACTTGTGGGCCAGAGTGAATTCCATGATGTGGTGCATGTCGATCAGCAGGAGGAGTTGTttgggcctaaggcccaaggtGAACCAACTGGGTTCAATTTGATTAATACATAGGAGCAGCCCATGGTTGCTAAGATGGTGGATGAAATGGTCTTACCAGATAATTCTCAATCTAAACCTGAAGTTAAGAGAAATAGTTTAAAGGAAGACACACGAAAGGATTAGTGTACTGACTCGAATGGCCCAAGCAATACAGTTGGTAAGTTTCAAAAAATGAGCTCTACCAGGGCGGTGATTTAGCCATCTAAACTTAATATATGATTAGTcccattattttttgaaatgactaatatcattattaaagaGTTAGAAAAACATATTGATAATATGGAAAATTGTCTTCAAGTCTATTTTAATGAAGAGGATGATAATGACCTCTTGGCGTCTAAGTTGGAGTTATTAACCTGGATGGGTGGGGAGGACACTCGTTTTTCTCATATGGCCAAGAAAAGTTGGCTTAAAGATGAGaatcaaaattctaaattttatcatgCTTATCTAAATGCCAAGTATCATAACCGGGTTAAGGACATGCGCTTAGCTGATGGTACTATTTTAAATACTCATTTTGACATTCATAAGGctataattgattattttcaaaatttattggtCATAGTAGTTGTCGTGAAGTGCCTAGTTTAAGTGATTTAATTCATTCGGTTATTTTCGAAGAGGAAGATGGGGCTATTTGAAGCGCCCCTTCCCTGAAGAAAGTGAAGGACGCTCTTTTCAGTATTCCTATTGATAGTAATCCTAGACCATATAGTTTTGGTTCTGGTTACTTTAGAGTCTGTTGGGATATTTTGGAAACCAATACtgatttttttaacaatcaCTCGTTTCCCAAATTTTACACCTCTTCTTCTATTGTTTTAATCCCTAAAGTGGATAAGCCTTctggatttgataaatttaggcctattagcATCTATTAggtgatttataagatttgtgcTAAGATTATTGTGGGTCGTATGACGAACTTGCTTTCTAAGATGATTTCTCATGAGCAATGGACGTTTATTCCAGGTCGtagtatatttgaaaatattagttttacctAGGAGATGATCCATTCTATTAACAAAAGCTCTAATGAGGGAAATATTTTAGTGAAGCTTAACATatctaaggcttatgatagagtgGATTGGAAATTTTTATTACATGTCTTGGCTAATTTTGGCTTTTCTTCTCATGTTTGTGATCTTATTAAGTTGTGTATTTCCTCACCCTGGTATTCTATCACGATGAATGGTACCTCTTTGGGGTTCTTTAAGGGTGAGcttggtttgagacaaggggaccctctTTCTCCTTGTTTGTTCATCATTATGCAAGAGGTGCTCTCTCGCCTTATCAAACAATACTTTGAGAATGGTAAAATTGATCAGTTTACTCAAGTTAGAGGTACCCCCtcatttctcatcttatgtatgctgatgatattgttatttttgctaatggttGTAAGAGGTCTTTGAGAAATTTGATGAAGGTTTTGAAGTTTTATGAAGATCAGACAGGTCAAGTTCTCAATAAGGATAAAAGtgccatttatttttctaataaaattcccgTCTCCAGGAAGCTTTATCTTCTTCGTATTACTGGTTTTTTTTTAGggatcttttccttttaaatatctggGTGTGCCTATAGTGGTGGGTAGACTTAAGGCTAGCCATTTTGATGATTTGCTTGGGAGAGTTAATAAGAAAATTACGGGCTGGAAGATGAAAATGCTCTTGGCAGGTGGGCGTATTATTCTTTTACGTCATGTTTTATCCAGTATAGCCGTTCAACTTCTTGTTGTGTTATATGTTCTTAATGTTGTGCTCATGGCGttgaataagattctaagttctttcttttggggtgaattTGATGGAAAAGGTAAGAGGAAGTGAGTCTCTTGGAAGCATGTTTGTATGCCGACTAACaaaggtggtttgggtattagggATTTTGGAGACATCCAAAGAACTTTacatatgaaatttgcttggcTTCTCATGCAGGGTCTATCTTTATGGGCAAATTTCTTTAAAGACAAGTATGTTAAGGGTAATCACTTATCCCTTTTGGTGCCTAATAAGGGCACCCGTTTTTAGAAGTCTATTGTTTGTAGTATCCCGAATGTTTTAAATGGCTCTAAATAGATTGTGAAAGATGGTAATATTTCTTTCTTGTATGATAAATGGGAGGAGGGAGGCCCTCTCAATGGCCTTTTTAAAGTGCTTGAGATTCCTttgctaaaaataaaagattgtcGTATTGAAAATGGGTAGGATATTCCATTATTGGAAAGGCTTGTGGGTTATCAGAAAACTTCTTATTTGTACCAGTTTTTGGCTAGGAGGAAGGAGGGGCAAGGTGTTTCAATTTGGGTGAGAGATAATGATGGAAATTTTAATACCAAAAGTGCTTAGGATTGTATTAGGGTTATGGCTCCTCCATTACCTTGGGCTAAGTGGATTTGGCATACCAATTTTCCTAAGAAAATTTCCACTATGATGTGGAAGGCTGTTAATAATTGTTTGAGTATCGATGAGAGGATTAAAAGGATTGGCATCCCTATGGTCTCTAAATGTAATTGTTATACTAGGGGAGATACGGAGGACTTGAATCATGTGCTTTGTACTAGATATTCTGCCATATGTATTTGGAGGTTGGCTATGACTCAGCTAGGAGTGCATACGAGTGTTTTTCATACATGGCTGGAACAAACTAATTTTTGGTTTCGTCAAGCTGGTAAGCCTTCCCAGGTGcaaatcaattttttccatCTCCCGTCTATCATCTCTTGGAAGCTTTGTGATAGGCGTTGTAAGGCTTGACACGAAGATAACGTGGACACAGTTGAGTCAGTTTGACATGTTATTAAATTATGGCTTCGCCGTATTATGGATTTAATCATTAAAGTTTTTACCATTTCTTCCAAGGAGGTTGCTGTTTTACAAAGGTTGGCAATCCCAATCCTGGAACTTAGACTTAAAAAAGTTCATGTGGTGAGGTGGATTCGGCCTCCTCAGGATTGGGTGAAACTtaatacggatggtagtagttttGGTAATCCGGGGCCATCAGGAGTTGGAGGTGTCATTCGTGATGCGGCAGGTTACTTGCGGCTTATTCTGTGGCTTTGGGCTCGGgttctaataattttgttgaaatgaGAAGTTTGTTGGATGATGTTTGTAGATGCTACCATTTGGGTTTTTCTCAGGTTGAGATTGAGACTGATTCTAAAATCCTGGTTAACTGGCTCATTAATGGTGAATGTAATATCtgatatttagaagattttttggATGAATTACGTGTATATTTGAACTACATGGAATATAGAATGAGACATGTTTTTTTGAGAATGTAATGTCGTGGTTAACCTTCTTGCCAAGTGGAGAGTTGGTGGCTCAAATTTGGACTGGTCTGATGATCATTTGCTGCCTATTAGTCTCAGAAGTCTTCTTCGCCTGGATTGAAGTGGTCTTCCTTATTTGCGGATCTCGTAATGAGTTTCTCGGTACATATTTTTTTCTAGGTTATTTGCTTCTCTAATTCTTACTTGCATGTGTCTTTGTTTGcaggttttatttgttttgtctAGGGTTGGTGATACAAAGGCTAGTTTTGGTATATTatgtttttcattaaaattttgttatgtaatCAAATGTCTTAATAATTTTGACGTCTGGAAttgattcttttattattataatgtcTTCCTAAGTGTCTTATTATAACCACGATTTTTTTCGCTAcggtctcatttgtttttaaaaaatttcttaattcaGCGCatataatttaatcattataattttcttaaactttaatataaaataaaataaacaatttaaaattttcaaatcttaaaataaaaataatattaaaaaatatattctaaaaatattttatttaattttttaattttattcttaactcattttatcttttatcttccaAAACAAACTAAGCCGTTCAATAAGATTAAGATAacgtactattaaaaaaaaaatgcacgttTCTAGCCGTGTCTAAAAAAAATCACgggtttttttttgtcttcatcCACCAAAACAACGTTGATTCACGTGCATGATATATGGTCAGGTACAAAAAACCTCTTCCGTCTCTCAAAACCCTAAGTTCTCAATTTTTGGAATcaaaagggggtgggagctccGGCTCCTCCCCCCTCTTTTCTCCTTTCCCCTTCCCCATTTCGGTTGTCCAGGTTTATCtgtgtagtatttttattttatttttgttttcaggccgaataagggaggatAGCCGTTCGAGTCTTTGCAGCCGTCTACCTcctacacgcgccccaccgggatgaagcccagccgccgatcttcaagtccACCAAATACGGCGTTcatcggagtggagcgtagcccgcacgcgcgggacgAAGTTCCGGATCCCGTGGACGCGTGCTCATCACGCGCCACCGGGGAGCCCTCTGCCATTGCCACGCTCGGCTTCTCTGGCCTCCTTGACTCCGGGGCTTCCACGAGTGACCGGCGGTTTTCCTCCCAGAGTGACTTGCACCCGCACGCGCCACTGCCGAAGCTCGTGCACTGTTCACTCGATTTGGGTTTCTGTTTTTTCTGTTCTAGTATTGTGTAGCGTCTGTTTTTGTGTTCTTGTGTTTTTGTTGACCCAAGTGAGGTGTTGTGCCTTTGGATCGTACGTAATCTGGGGTAAGAGCTTTTCGAGAGTGGGGGGCGATGTCATGGCCAGTGATATCGTACGACCAGTGTTCGTGCGTAGGTGCTACCTGCGTAGTGGAGGCTGTTGTGTCCGTGCGTGAGCTGGGTGCGCGTTCCATCAGGGCTCGAGAtgccgatgcttgcggtggACGTGTCGTCCGGGTCACACCGAGGCTTGTGGCTTTGCAGTTTTGTTGTTAGTTAGTAGTTGTTAGTTAGTGGTTGCTATTGGATTTTGTATCCATAGTAGTGTCCCATACTTTTCCTCTTTAGGAGGATAGAGGGGCCTTCTAGTTTTGTTTACAGAACGCTTTCTCTGTCTGGAGAAAGTTTattgagaagttaagacaatgtccgctacaaagaaatttgtgtgtggggaagccccaGAGCTTAGGCGCAGTTGGCTTATAGTTTGGATTTGTCCATGTattaagtcacatttgtaacttcgttttcattaatgaaatgagagtatttctatcaaaaaaaaaaaaagatatatggtCAGGTACTGGCCGTCAGTATGATGTGATTATGACCAGTTCAAAGGTTCAGTTCAAGGTACTTGGTCCTTcatctttattcatttttttttaagatgaaatataatgaaatgagattaaaattaaaaaattaaataaaatattattaaaaaatattttttaatattatttttattttaaaattttaaaaaattaaattatttattttattttatattaaaaattaaaaaaattataatgattaaatgagatgaaatgaaatattttaccaaaacaaacgaagcctaaaagcAGGAATGATTATTACATTTTTTGGCTTGGGGACACGGTAAAGTTAGATTTGCAAGATCGCATTTTCAacttaaattttcttaaatttaaatttttattttattattacatctcaatttattttattattataatttttttaaatatatatatatatattttaataaatattttaatttttaaattttaaaataataatattttattcaactttcattttaactcatttaatatcaactcactatctaaatatcttaagaaattagaaaataagatgagataagaattttataaataataataagatagtttatgaatagtaacgagaaaacttaattaaataattatt
This genomic interval from Juglans regia cultivar Chandler chromosome 3, Walnut 2.0, whole genome shotgun sequence contains the following:
- the LOC108996734 gene encoding probable LRR receptor-like serine/threonine-protein kinase At3g47570 codes for the protein MDRVLLLCVILLLVRCYNMAISVDATIPNIATDQAALLALKFGISHPDPDHNILASNWSANTSVCSWIGVTCGSKHHRVIALNLSYMGLEGTIPPQIGNLSFLVSLRLRNNSFHGSVPNELSRLYRLKNLNFGFNNFNGEIPSSLGLLSKLRDLFLFGNRFTGAIPQSISNMSSLERIGLAFNGLSGYIPSSLFNISTLKQIDLGDNKLSGPMPSILFNMPSLQKIDLYSNELSGRLPTDTFDHLPNLQWLQLSHNRFYGGLPSTLFSCKQLQYLSVWFNNFTGIVPPAIGNLTMLTTLYLAENNFAGAIPNEIGHLQNLENLNIGDNHFSGPIPFEVFNITTLQIIGMPLNNLSGPLPSNLGLFLPNLQRLLFGGNELNGTIPSSISNASQLTHLDLSTNSFSGFIPNTIGNLGLLQYLNLEFNNLTIGSPEMNSLFSSLSNCIYLEILSFTENPLNAILPNSIGNLSTSLQKMLLGGCNIKGSIFQDIGNLSSLTSLDLGDNELVGLIPTAWGKLGMLQGLSLDNNRLQGPIPSNLCHLKSLFELYLRDNELVGQIPGCINNLVLLRYLRLGSNKLTSTVPLSLWNLTDLLEVDLSSNSLSGRLSLELGNLKVLGDLDLSNNRLSGDIPMTIGSLKDLQILSLAGNQLEGSIPESFGDLVSLEFLDVSGNNLSGEIPKSLEALVYLKYLNVSFNRLRGEIPTKGPFMNFLAASFMSNEALCGAPQLKVLPCKRDASRSKKSRIRHILAFLLPAVGLTLILVAASLVLILKKCHKKSTSSVDLSPLAPWRRVSHQELLRATEGFNPNKLIGEGSFGSVYKATFLDDMVAHVADFGIAKLLGDEDLIKRTMTLATIGYMAPEYGSEGIVSARGDVYSYGILLMETFTRKKPIDDMFVEEMNLKRWVEESLVVSIVKIIDASLLGDERYDAATMDTVSSIMGLALDCCVDSPEERINTRSIPIALNKIKSKFLQDLQRTA